The genomic interval TGGTACAGGGCTAATTACGACAAATTGCATAATCTATCTGTTATCGGCGCTTATTCGGTAAGCCCAAAATGGTCTTTTGGCGCTATTCTTACTTTTCAAACCGGAAAAGCAGCGACATTTCCTAATGGAAAATATCTATACCAGGGTGTTGCTGTCGCGAGTTACGGAGCAAGAAATGAGAATTCTTTATCTGCGTACCACCGCTTAGACATATCTGCAACCTACACACCTAAGCCCAACAAGAAAAAAGGATGGCAGGGAGAGTGGAATTTCAGCATCTACAATCTTTATAACAGGAATAATGCAGCATCGTATTCTTTCAGACAGAAAGAGGAAACCGGAAGAAGCGAGACAAGAAGAATATCCATTTTCGGCATTGTTCCAGGCATAACGTACAACGTGAAATTTTAAAAACAACTTTCCTACTTTAAAAAAGATACAAAATGAAACTACTTAAAATAATGCTCATACCATTTGTTGCACTGCTTGTAACAGGATGCGAGAAGGTTATTACTGCGGATCTTAAAACAGCGGCGCCAAGACTGGTTGTAGATGCATCTATTGACTGGGTGAAGAATACAGCCGGCAATGAGCAAAAGATCGTGTTGTCCACAACAACGGGTTATTACAGTTCCGAATTCCCGGGCGTTTCCGGAGCTGTGATTACGGTAACCAACGCGGAAAATTCGGTTTTTAACTTTGTAGAAACGCCCGGAACAGGGCAATACATTTGCAACAATTTCCTTCCTGTTATTGGCCAGACCTATAATTTAAAGATCATTTTGAATGGAGAGACCTACACCGCCACAGAAACCTTGACCCCTGTTCCTAAAATTGAGGATAACATTGATCAGAACAACAAGGGAGGCGAGGCCGGTGATGAAATGGAGATAACATTTTACTATCGGGATGATGCCAGCCGGATGAATGCCTACCTGAACAGCATTACTCAGCCCTATTCAGTGTTTCCTGAACTTGAGGTTGAAGACGATGAACATACCAACGGTAATTTAATGCAGGAATCCTATTCACATGAAAAATTAAAAGCCGGTGACAGGGTAGACATCAAATTGTACGGCATCTCAAAAAATTATTACAATTATATGTTCAAATTGATAGTGGCCTCCGGTAATGACGGCAATCCTTTCCCTACCATCCCAAGTGCCGTTCGCGGAAATATTGTCAATCAAACCAATAGCCAGAATTACGCTTTTGGGTATTTCAGGCTGGCAGAAGTAGCTACCAAAAGCTATACCATCAAATAACCAGGTTTGGTGAGCGGAGTAAAGATTAAAGGTGATCCGCCTGATCGAAACCTTCGCTCACTCAATATTCAGAGCAGGTTCAGCTATGTCAGAATGTTTATCGACACAGTATGCTATGTGTGTAATTGAATAACTAAATGAGCAAAATAATAATTGTCCTTTTCCTAAGCTTGTCCTTCTTAAAAGTTAACGGCCAGAACACCTTAGTTGATTCTGCAGATCAAAAGAAGAACGTCCGATTCAAATACAGATCGCTCATATTTCCAACTGTTTTGATCGGTTATGGAGTTGTTGGCCTTACAAGCCCTGCTTTAAAAAAAATTAATAACAGTATAAGAGATGAGTTGAGCGCACAACATTTTAGAAAAGTTAAGCTCGACAATTTCACTCAATACACGCCGTCTTTATCTGTATATGCTTTGAATGCGTTCGGCATCCATGGAAAGAATAATTTAAAGGACAGAACCATCGTGATGGCAACGGCCTATATCATTATGGGATCCTCCATCAGTATCATTAAGAAAACTTCAAATATAGAGAGACCGGACAGCTCAAACACCAGGTCGTTCCCGTCCGGGCATACCGCTAATGCTTTTTTGGGCGCCGAGTTTCTATATCAGGAATATAAGGACATATCCGTTTGGTACGGTATCATGGGCTATCTGGTCGCTACCGGCACAGGTTTTTTAAGAATGACCAATGATAAGCATTGGCTGACCGATGTTGCCACAGGAGCGGGGATCGGGATCTTAAGTACAAAAATCGCTTATTGGGTACATCCATTTTTAAAGAAAACTATTTTTAAAGACAAAGATGACCTGAATGGTATGATTATGCCATTTTATAACGGAAGGGAGTATGGGTTGGGATTATCAATGATATTCTGATATCAAAACAATGACTAACAGTGAAACATTAGAAAAAGCGGATCAGGCTTTTAGCAAAGGAAACTACGGGGAGCTATTAATTGCCGTTGCTGCAATAAAATGATTAGTAATCTCTTTATCTAAGAATTAGAAACCCTTTAAAGGGAAAGTATCCTGGCTATAGCGAGTGGGGAAAAATTGATGCCGTTTAAACTAACGATAGAATGAAGCCTCATCAGAAAACAGTAAATTGTCTTCTGTTCATAACTCAAAAAGATGTAAAATGTACAGCATATGGACCAAAACAAAGCAATACAACCTGACAACACAGCAACAAGGACTGCACTATGGCGGGCATTGCATGTTCAGGCAGACGAGCTGCCTCATATAATTGAAGATGAAATAGGACTTAAATTAATTAGCCCGGAAAAAAATTGGCAGGAGCGTCCTGACATGAAATATACAAAGCGGCTTCGTGCTTCTATTGTTGCCCGTGCCCGTTTTATTGAAGATATAGCCAGGGAACAAATTGAAAAAGGTGTAAAGCAATATGTTTTGCTTGGTGCAGGACTGGATAGCTTTGCCCAGCGAAATGTAGACATTAGTTCAGAGGTGGACATTTATGAAATCGATCAGCCTGAGACTCTGGCATGGAAAAAAGAAAAGCTCATAGAGAACGGGTATAAAATTTCCGGTAATCTTCATTTCGTCCCTGTTGATTTTGAAACTTCGTCCTGGTGGAACGAGCTATTAAACAGCGGTTTTGACGTGCAGCAAACAACTTTTGTTTCTTGTACAGGTGTTACTCTTTACCTTACTAAAGACGCCATTATAGATACTCTTAAAAGAATGGCCCTGCTTGCTTCAGGCTCGGCTATTGCAATAACTTTTTATTTGCCTTTACAATTGCTTGAAGAAGAAGACAAGCCTTTAATGGAGA from Chitinophaga filiformis carries:
- a CDS encoding DUF4249 domain-containing protein; its protein translation is MKLLKIMLIPFVALLVTGCEKVITADLKTAAPRLVVDASIDWVKNTAGNEQKIVLSTTTGYYSSEFPGVSGAVITVTNAENSVFNFVETPGTGQYICNNFLPVIGQTYNLKIILNGETYTATETLTPVPKIEDNIDQNNKGGEAGDEMEITFYYRDDASRMNAYLNSITQPYSVFPELEVEDDEHTNGNLMQESYSHEKLKAGDRVDIKLYGISKNYYNYMFKLIVASGNDGNPFPTIPSAVRGNIVNQTNSQNYAFGYFRLAEVATKSYTIK
- a CDS encoding phosphatase PAP2 family protein is translated as MSKIIIVLFLSLSFLKVNGQNTLVDSADQKKNVRFKYRSLIFPTVLIGYGVVGLTSPALKKINNSIRDELSAQHFRKVKLDNFTQYTPSLSVYALNAFGIHGKNNLKDRTIVMATAYIIMGSSISIIKKTSNIERPDSSNTRSFPSGHTANAFLGAEFLYQEYKDISVWYGIMGYLVATGTGFLRMTNDKHWLTDVATGAGIGILSTKIAYWVHPFLKKTIFKDKDDLNGMIMPFYNGREYGLGLSMIF
- a CDS encoding class I SAM-dependent methyltransferase, with the translated sequence MDQNKAIQPDNTATRTALWRALHVQADELPHIIEDEIGLKLISPEKNWQERPDMKYTKRLRASIVARARFIEDIAREQIEKGVKQYVLLGAGLDSFAQRNVDISSEVDIYEIDQPETLAWKKEKLIENGYKISGNLHFVPVDFETSSWWNELLNSGFDVQQTTFVSCTGVTLYLTKDAIIDTLKRMALLASGSAIAITFYLPLQLLEEEDKPLMEMSIKGAAASGTPFVSFYSIDEVVKLAEEIGLKEVKTVSTNDLRERYFKNGTDNLLPASGEFFLVAKT